From Chrysemys picta bellii isolate R12L10 chromosome 1, ASM1138683v2, whole genome shotgun sequence:
agaacagacaaagtagTTACTGGTTGGTAACCGGTGGCCTCAGACTTTTACAAAtctttcctagtaaccacagatgcatccgagTGTGGTGTGGGAGCAGTCTTAATGCAGGAAAGactggatcaagaattccatcttgtcgtgtttctcagcaaaaaactgtctaagagggaaagccattggtcaatcacaAAAAAGAAATGTTACGCCATTGTGTGTGCTCTGAAAAAGCTACGCcgatatgtttggggacggcgtttccacctGCAAACTGTCCATcctgcactgaagtggcttcataccgtcaaggaaaataacaaaaaacttctttggtggagtttagctctccaagattttgattttgaaatacaacacatttcaggggctttTAACAAAGCTGCTGATGCACTCTCctgtgaaagtttcccagaatcaactggttaaaatcatCCTTAAAATGTGGAAACTATTGTTagttttatataatcagtagtatggcTAGAGGTGCATGTgtcactctgttttctcctagagctccagggaaaaaaatcacagtcaGTGTGGAACAGGCTGTCCAGCACCATCTGTGACTTGGGCGGGGGGTGACGTGTCATGATAATACagataagggtagcataaaatccctcctgggcagctttacctgtaaggggttaagaagctgaAATAACCTGGTCAGCACCTgatcaaaaggaccaataaggaaagaagatacttttaaagctgtggggggggaggtaggttttgtttgtgctctctttgtttctTCCCTCTCTGGACGGAAAGAAAAGCCAAGCAGgaacaacatctcctgaaaaactacctggaataatccatctaagaattacagaaattgtaagggaggcaaggaaatgcattaggttatcttttgttttagcttgtgaattttcctattctacagaggtagttttattcctgtttttgtaattgtgaagctgagccagaggggaatcttctgtgttttaaatctttttatttgccctgcaaagttaccttccatcctgattttgcaggtgtgattcttttactttttctttgtcAATAaatttcttcttttaagaacctgattgattttcagtgtcataAAAACCaaagggtttggtctgtgctcacattgttaACCAATTGGTTGGTTtattattctcaagcttccccaggaaagggggtgaaggggtttgggggactatttggggggaatagggactccaagtgtccctttcctgaatttttgtgtaaatcacttggtggtggcagcaatatcatccaaggacaaggaagaaatttgtgccttggggaagtctttaacctaagctggtagaatataagtttagggggtctttcatgtgggtccccacatctgttcATCAGATTTCTgaatatttatacattagtaatacaatgacatgctTTGAGGCCCCTATTatgcatgtatcagcaatttcaacacaattcttatcaggaaggacatggggtcaagctgccctttctgtggtacccaaaaccccctcccctcctgtcttGGTTAAGCTAAGCCATGGCCactttacagcctgctgacttggctgcttttagcaataagcaatagtggtttcaggcactttactagtttgccaaaatctccccatacAAGGGAATACATTTAGtgtgagcctctattatgatgtttttaaattatttgcatGGATCTTGCAGGCACTTCACTgctaactagcttcctcattctTATGTTGTTCCTAAATGTTACTACAGTGAGTTTTGTTgctatttccctccctacaaggatgttaaattgaaTTACATTATTatcactattaccaagtgctTCAgctattcacctcttggaccagattctgtgttccatttaggactaaatcaagaattgcctctccccttctgggttccaggactagctgctccaggaagcagttGTGAGGGGTTTGGTCACAGAGGCCCCCTTAGGattgtcacctgacatgctggaattacctctgagcccattttccctgccagcttgggacttccagaaccctgccttgttcagACAGACACGCTAGCCTCCTGCAAcacaggtctggtccatgcccccaaagctgcagattttaaccaaacacagctcagcaggtcacctatctccagcacccagacacccagttcccaatggggtccaaaccctaaataaatctgttttactctgtataaagcttatacagggttaattcataaattgtccagcctctataacactgatagagagatatgcacaggtgtttgctccccccaggtattaatcacttactctgggttaattaataaacaaaagtgattttattaaatataaaaagtaggacttaagtggttccaagtaatagcagacagaacaaagtgaattaccaagaaaAATAACATAAAACACGCAAGcgtaagcctaatacagtaagaaactaaatgcaagtaaatctcaccctctgaGATGTTCCAAGCCTCTTTTACGGACTAGATTTTCTCCTAGTCTGGaaccagcaatcactcacacccctgtagttactgtcctttgttccagtttcgtTCAGgaatctctttggggtggagaaggTATCTTTtgtgccagctgaagacaaaatggagaggttttccagggctttttataGTCTTTCTCTTGGGGGTggaaacccctctctcccccgtGTAGAATCACAGTTACAAGATGGCGTTTTGGAGTCAGATGGGCTagtcacatgtctatgcatgACTTAGTTCTCTATAGggacattcccaggaaagctcagatgtggattggcatctatcAAGAACCATTGTTAGCCAAGTACATCCATTTatttgaataaccccttcacactatgttgaccaaatctgccttaggtgctttctacagcaaacactttaaatataagcatagagccaacgctcataacttcagatataaaaatgatacaccCATATGAATAAGATGAATACATGCAGTAgaacatatgccatgtaacacatctttgcaaaggttatcttgcataaaacatattccagttatgtcttATTTATGCATATTTatgcatatttctataaagcattatggggtgcaatgtcacagagGCTTTGGAGCAAATTgagaaattaaacagtaataagtcaccagagaCAGATGgaatttacccaagagttctgaaggaactcaaatatcaaattgcacaactactaaccatggtatgtaacctatcacttaaatcagcctctgtaccagatgactggcagagagctaatgtgatgctgattttaaaaaaggctccagaggtgattctggtACATGCAGGCAAAGGTGATCCaatgaatatagtgtacttggactttcagaaacccTCTGAccaggtctctcaccaaaggctcttaagcaaagtaagcagtcatgggataagagggaaggtcctctcatggattggtaactggttaaaagataagaaacaaagagtaggtataaatggtcagttttcagaatcgagagaggtaaatagcagggtaccccaggggtctgtactgggaccagtgctgttcaacatagtcataaatgatctggaaaaagatgTAATCAGTGAGGTTGAAAATTTCCAGTCAAGACAAAGTCCTAAGCAggttacaaagggacctcacaaaactgggtgagtgggcaataaaatggcagatgaaagtcagtgttgacaaattaaaagaaatgaacattggaaaacaattccagctatacatacaaaatgatggggtatacattagctgttaccaatcaagaaagagatcttggagtcactacTAATAGTTCTTTGGAAACATCCTCTTAATGTGCTGCAGCGgtcaaaaaccaaacacacaaaaaccaaaaaccaaaccgaatgttaggaaccataaggaaagggatagataataagacagaaaatatcatattgcctctatataaatccattgtactgccacatcttgaataccgtaTACACTTCTGGTTGCCACatctcaatatatatatatatatattgcgattggaaaaggtacagagaagggaaacaaaaatgattcgggatatggaacagcttcacaTGAGGGGAgagttaaaagactgggactgtccaGCTTGGAAGGGAGGGACACAATATaagcctataaaatcatgagtggtgtggagaaagtgaatcaggaagttttatttactccttcacaagaaccaggggtcacccaatgaagttaataggcagcagcttttaaaacaaataaaaggaagtatttcttaacGCAATGTGTAGCcagcctgtagaactcattgccaggtgaTGTTGTGACAGCCAAAAGaatcagataagttcatggaggataggtccatcagtggctagtacccaagatggtcagggatgaagccccatgctctgggtgtctctaaaaccctgccagaaactgggagcagacaacaggggatggatcacttgataactgcccttttctgttcattccctctgaagcatctgcctcgtccactgtcagaagacaggacactgggctagatggaccattggtctgacccaatatggccgttcttttgTTCTCTAATTGCTCCACTGATGGATGGACTGCTGCAGACAAGTCTTTTCCAGGGGATCGCTCTGCTATAGGGCTGGTAGACAGCCTTGATGATCATGAAGTAGGACAAGGCAATCAGTAGCGCGTCGAGCCCCATCACCAAGAGGATAGCACTCAAGCCATAGACGACATTGACCGTGGTGCTGGTGCAGGCCAGGTTCATAACGTCCTGGTGCAAACAATAGGAGTGCGACAGGACGTTGGAGCCGCAGAACGATAGGCGAAGAATGAGCAAGGGCAAAGGGAGGAAGAACATCACACCCCTAGCCACAGCAGCCAGGCCTATCTTCGCCATCACCGGACTGGTGAGGATGGTCGCGTGCTGCAGAGGGTGGCATATGGCCATGTACCGATCCCAGGCCATGGCCAGCAGGACGGTGGACTCGACAGCGGACAGGGAGTGGATGAGGAACATCTGGAGCAGGCAGGCACCGAAGCTGATTTCCCTCCAGTCAAACCACAGGAGGGAGAGCATTCTGGGCACGGTGCAGGTGGACAGCGCCAGGTCGATGGAGGCCAGCATACACAGGAAGATGTACATGGGGGCATGGAGGCTCAGCTCCGTCTTTACAATGAACACCACCGCGCCGTTGCCTACAATGGCCACGAGGTACATGGAGCACAGAGGGAACGCCAGCCAGAAACGGGCAGCTTCCAGCCCGGGCGTGCCGGCCAAGACGAAGGAGGAAGGGCTGAGGTCGGTGTTGTTGGGAGAGGGCATGGTGCGCCGGCTGTGATTCTATTCCATGTTGTCTCCCCcccctgccagggacagagaaaCAGTATTGTAATGAAGCACGTCTAGTGATACTGCGTCTGAAGGGATTACGGCAAGTAGGTGCCTCTAACCCTGGGTGGTGGGTGAACCCCTCCTTCGGGGAGGCTGGCCCGCCAGCCTCGCCCCGTCCGCCCCAGGACCCACCCCCTGCACAGCCAGAGGATCCCCGAAGACCCCCCCACCCATGCGGCTGGAGGAGCCCCGAGGACTCTCCTCTGCGCCCTCCCCAGCTATGCCGGCCGCACCCCCCAATGCTGGCCCCAGTGCCGGGCTGAgctaccgcccccccccccccccccccaatgccatCCAGGCCACTGGCccctggactggcccgagccccgGGCTGCATCTGGCCACATGTGGGCCTGAGTTCCAGTCCACCGGCTGGAGCTGAGTGAGCCCCTGCTGTCTTCAGGGTAGGAGGGAGTGCgggcggggcctcggggtggAAAT
This genomic window contains:
- the LOC135984066 gene encoding olfactory receptor 51E2-like, coding for MPSPNNTDLSPSSFVLAGTPGLEAARFWLAFPLCSMYLVAIVGNGAVVFIVKTELSLHAPMYIFLCMLASIDLALSTCTVPRMLSLLWFDWREISFGACLLQMFLIHSLSAVESTVLLAMAWDRYMAICHPLQHATILTSPVMAKIGLAAVARGVMFFLPLPLLILRLSFCGSNVLSHSYCLHQDVMNLACTSTTVNVVYGLSAILLVMGLDALLIALSYFMIIKAVYQPYSRAIPWKRLVCSSPSISGAIREQKNGHIGSDQWSI